The Osmia bicornis bicornis chromosome 9, iOsmBic2.1, whole genome shotgun sequence genome has a segment encoding these proteins:
- the LOC114878254 gene encoding LOW QUALITY PROTEIN: uncharacterized protein LOC114878254 (The sequence of the model RefSeq protein was modified relative to this genomic sequence to represent the inferred CDS: inserted 4 bases in 2 codons), giving the protein MSKLVNGPFPRNVSWRVILQDVFRSFTNLVRVSLIDREDKSLTQTDSRRMQTLKPKISITSVDNSHIXSFDRATTRKSGLKGTGKTSIRHAPTTLITPRVIGSKLSCAGLPTGHRSSSADCASSIGAKDPRKDRRRLTDKTYQAHMFARIDNFFXILASISVWSVLKPITLKMFVDATAHLMKILNIKQTLTVINYIEELQKIAKKLHYPGIINK; this is encoded by the exons ATGTCAAAATTGGTGAACGGGCCGTTTCCTAGGAATGTTTCATGGCGAGTAATTCTACAGGACGTATTTAGATCATTTACTAACCTTGTACGAGTATCTTTGATTGATAGGGAAGACAAAAGCTTAACACAGACTGATTCAAGAAGAATGCAAACGTTGAAACCAAAGATTTCCATAACTTCGGTTGATAATTCTCATAT TTCATTTGATAGAGCAACTACGAGAAAATCTGGCTTAAAAGGAACAG GTAAAACCTCAATTCGTCATGCACCTACAACTCTAATTACACCTAGAGTTATTGGAAGCAAACTCTCTTGTGCAGGACTTCCAACAGGACATAGGTCTTCATCAGCTGATTGTGCTAGCAGTATTGGTGCAAAAGATCCAAGAAAGGATAGAAGACGATTAACAGAtaaaacttaccaagctcaTATGTTTGCCAGAATAGACAATTTTTT TATTCTGGCAAGCATATCGGTTTGGTCGGTTTTAAAACCCATTACCTTGAAAATGTTTGTAGATGCTACTGCtcatttaatgaaaatattaaatattaaacaaactcttacagttattaattatatagaagaattacaaaaaataGCAAAGAAACTTCATTATCCaggtattattaataaataa
- the LOC114878250 gene encoding high affinity copper uptake protein 1-like encodes MLNCHISLYAQSVKVYNIQLYLDKMEMMHTMQMYFHLGYHEIILLSNWHTTNSTQLTGAVIGIIILGCAYEALKGIRDDLFIKAAQARKLRQGKLSKCSSICSSVHLAQTVLHGLQLLIGYILMLIFMTYNVYLCMAVVVGGTFGYWLFSADKSNSDNIECCF; translated from the exons ATGCTCAATTGCCACATAAGCTTGTATGCACAGTCTGTAAAGGTGTATAATATTCAGCTCTATTTAGACAAGATGGAAATGATGCACACGATGCAG ATGTACTTTCATCTCGGTTACCACGAAATTATTCTGTTGAGCAATTGGCACACAACCAATTCTACCCAGCTTACAGGTGCAGTAATTGGAATTATTATATTAGGCTGTGCGTATGAAGCATTAAAAGGAATTCG cgACGATCTTTTCATTAAAGCTGCACAAGCCCGAAAACTTCGACAAGGTAAATTATCAAAATG CTCAAGTATATGCTCCAGCGTTCATCTCGCTCAAACGGTTCTTCACGGCCTTCAATTGCTAATAGGATATATCCTCATGTTGATTTTTATGACATACAATGTTTACCTCTGCATGGCTGTGGTAGTTGGTGGTACATTTGGCTATTGGCTGTTTTCTGCTGACAAGTCCAACAGTGATAATATTGAATGTTGCTTCTAA